The Drosophila innubila isolate TH190305 chromosome 3R unlocalized genomic scaffold, UK_Dinn_1.0 2_E_3R, whole genome shotgun sequence genome has a segment encoding these proteins:
- the LOC117789664 gene encoding histone RNA hairpin-binding protein, with amino-acid sequence MMCEEQVMSMDISTPHKGCISLNSSGSSISMDAKPKNSWAQEVRAESGQSDEASSSFNSSAGSSAVQIKREIAFEFLDGSNEEKFERLVKEEKLKTPFKRRHSQTPSTQSNENSRSNSPNSSESSSNGDGNNVNARPKYSHRGHKEEKRVRHNSYTSSTSSSSSYTEADPAILSRRQKQIDYGKNTAAYERYTEMVPMTDRTREHPRTPNKFGKYSRRAFDGLVKIWRKQLHFYDPPSAAASKACEDDSDSD; translated from the exons ATGATGTGTGAAGAACAAGTCATGTCAATGGATATTTCAACACCGCACAAAGGTTGCATCAGTCTCAATTCCTCGGGATCCTCAATTTCAATGGATGCCAAACCAAAGAACAGTTGGGCCCAGGAGGTTCGTGCTGAATCGGGTCAAAGTGACGAG GCCTCGTCGTCATTTAATAGCAGTGCCGGGAGCTCTGCTGTCCAAATCAAGCGagaaattgcatttgaattcCTCGATGGCAGCAACGAGGAGAAGTTTGAGCGTCTGGTCAAGGAGGAGAAACTGAAGACGCCTTTCAAGCGGCGACACTCGCAAACTCCGTCCACGCAGAGCAATGAGAACAGTCGCTCCAACAGTCCGAACAGCAGCGAATCCTCATCCAACGGAGATGGTAATAATGTAAATGCGCGGCCAAAGTATTCGCATCGTGGCCACAAGGAGGAGAAGCGTGTGCGCCACAACAGCTACACCTCGTCCACATCATCCTCTTCCTCATACACTGAAGCAGATCCAGCAATTCTATCGCGCCGCCAAAAGCAAATCGACTACGGCAAGAACACAGCTGCTTACGAAAGATACACGGAAATGGTGCCAATGACGGATCGCACACGTGAGCATCCGCGCACACCCAACAAATTTGGCAAGTACAGCCGTCGAGCCTTTGACGGTCTGGTCAAAATCTGGCGTAAGCAGCTGCATTTTTATGATCCTCCATCTGCGGCAGCATCGAAAGCATGTGAAGATGATTCGGACTCGGATTAA
- the LOC117789662 gene encoding 26S proteasome non-ATPase regulatory subunit 1, with translation MSLTSAAGIISLLDEPMPDLKVFALKKLDNIVDEFWPEISESIEKIEMLHEDRAFPENKLAGMVASKVFYHLGSFEDALTYALGAGDLFDVNARNEYTETIIAKCIDFYIAQRVEFIENPKEAKPVDERLEGIVNRMIQRCLDDNQFRQALGIALETRRMDIFEVSIMKSDDVRGMLAYAYNVTMSLLQNRGFRNQVLRCLVGLYRDLGVPDYVNMCQCLIFLEDPLAVAEMLDKLTRSSVEANNLMAYQIAFDLYESATQEFLGNVLQALKDTAPIPTALPSTFKPQGTTAAGGSDPATKSDDEKTKLLGDESSIEDKEGDAKIERTIDSLNDMEKLHQKNIEKLISILSGEVSIDLQLQFLIRSNHADLQILRGTKEAVRVSICHTATVIANAFMHSGTTSDQFLRDNLDWLARATNWAKLTATASLGVIHRGHEKDSLALMQSYLPKEAGPSSGYSEGGALYALGLIHANHGANIIDYLLQQLKDAQNENVRHGGCLGLGLAGMGTHRQDLYEQLKFNLYQDDAVTGEAAGIAMGMVMLGSKNAQAIEDMVSYAQETQHEKILRGLAVGISLTMFSRLEEADPLVTSLSTDKDPVLRRSGMYTLAMAYNGSGSNKAIRKLLHVAVSDVNDDVRRAAVTAIGFILFRTPEQCPSVVSLLAESYNPHVRYGAAMALGIACAGTGLREAIALLEPMVKFDPVNFVRQGALIASAMILIQHTDQSCPKSTFFRQLYAEVISNKHEDVMAKYGAILAQGIIDAGGRNATLSLQSRTGHTNLQAVVGMLAFTQYWYWFPLAHTLSLAFTPTCVIGLNSDLKMPKMEYRSAGKPSLYAYPAPLEEKKSEEREKVATAVLSIAARQKRRENADSKKEDEKMDVDEDSKEGTAAGSKKDDEKSETAAKPEEKPVDESKPKKKDDKEKEKDKKKDDEKDKEAGSSTSASADKEKEKKDKKEPEPNFEILQNPARVLRQQLKVLSVIDGQSYEPMKDVTIGGIIVFQHNGKAEEQELVEPVAAFGPMNDDEKEPEPPEPFEYIED, from the exons ATGAGTCTCACGTCCGCTGCAGGGATAATATCCCTACTCGATGAGCCGATGCCAGATCTCAAGGTGTTTGCCTTGAAGAAGCTGGACAATATTGTGGATGAGTTCTGGCCAGAGATATCCGAGTCCATTGAGAAGATTGAAATGCTGCATGAGGACCGAGCATTTCCCGAGAACAAACTAGCTGGTATGGTTGCATCCAAGGTTTTCTATCATCTCGGCTCCTTTGAGGATGCTCTCACATATGCATTGGGAGCGGGCGATCTGTTCGATGTGAATGCTCGCAATGAGTACACAGAGACAATCATTGCCAAGTGCATTGATTTCTATATTGCGCAGCGCGTTGAGTTCATTGAGAATCCCAAGGAGGCGAAACCAGTTGACGAACGTCTGGAGGGAATTGTGAATCGCATGATTCAGCGTTGCCTGGACGACAATCAGTTTCGTCAGGCACTTGGCATTGCCCTGGAGACACGTCGCATGGACATTTTCGAGGTGTCCATCATGAAGTCCGATGATGTGCGTGGCATGCTCGCCTATGCCTACAATGTGACCATGTCACTCCTACAAAATCGTGGATTCCGCAACCAAGTGCTACGTTGCCTGGTGGGACTCTATCGTGATCTGGGCGTGCCCGACTACGTTAATATGTGCCAGTGCTTGATCTTCCTGGAGGATCCTCTGGCAGTTGCCGAAATGCTGGACAAACTCACTCGCTCCTCGGTTGAAGCCAATAATTTGATGGCCTaccaaattgcatttgatttgtatGAGTCAGCCACGCAAGAGTTCCTTGGCAATGTGCTGCAGGCTCTCAAGGATACAGCACCCATCCCAACAGCACTGCCCAGCACCTTCAAGCCTCAGGGCACCACAGCAGCCGGAGGCAGCGATCCAGCAACCAAATCCGATGATGAGAAGACCAAGTTACTTGGCGATGAGAGCAGCATCGAGGATAAAGAAG GCGATGCCAAGATCGAACGCACCATCGACTCATTGAATGATATGGAAAAGCTGCATCAGAAGAACATTGAAAAGCTTATTTCGATTCTCTCCGGCGAGGTATCCATAGATCTGCAGCTGCAGTTCCTCATACGCAGCAACCACGCTGACTTGCAGATTCTGCGTGGCACCAAGGAGGCAGTGCGTGTGTCCATCTGCCACACAGCGACCGTCATTGCGAATGCCTTCATGCACAGCGGTACCACCTCCGATCAGTTCCTGCGCGACAATCTCGATTGGCTGGCCAGGGCAACGAATTGGGCCAAGTTAACGGCCACCGCCTCCTTGGGCGTCATACATCGCGGTCACGAGAAGGACTCGCTGGCGCTAATGCAAAGCTATTTGCCCAAGGAAGCTGGTCCCAGCTCCGGGTATTCTGAAGGCGGTGCTCTGTACGCCTTGGGTCTGATCCATGCCAACCATGGCGCCAATATCATTGACTATTTGTTGCAACAGCTGAAGGATGCCCAGAATGAGAATGTTCGTCATGGCGGATGTCTGGGCTTAGGCTTGGCTGGCATGGGCACTCATCGTCAGGATTTGTACGAGCAGCTGAAGTTCAATTTGTACCAGGACGATGCTGTTACCGGCGAGGCGGCGGGCATTGCCATGGGTATGGTTATGCTGGGCTCCAAGAATGCCCAGGCCATCGAGGATATGGTTTCGTATGCGCAGGAAACGCAGCATGAAAAGATTCTACGTGGTCTGGCTGTGGGCATATCACTGACCATGTTCTCGCGCCTGGAAGAGGCGGATCCGCTTGTCACCAGTCTGTCTACCGACAAGGATCCCGTCCTGCGTCGTTCGGGCATGTACACCTTGGCCATGGCATACAACGGCTCTGGCAGCAACAAGGCTATACGGAAGCTGCTGCACGTTGCCGTCTCTGATGTGAATGACGATGTGCGTCGCGCTGCCGTAACGGCCATTGGTTTCATTCTGTTCCGCACTCCGGAGCAGTGTCCATCCGTGGTTAGTCTGCTGGCCGAGTCCTATAATCCGCATGTACGCTATGGTGCCGCCATGGCATTGGGCATTGCTTGTGCCGGGACTGGACTGCGTGAGGCTATTGCTCTGCTGGAGCCAATGGTCAAATTTGATCCTGTGAATTTTGTGCGTCAGGGTGCACTTATCGCATCTGCGATGATCCTCATACAGCACACAGATCAGAGCTGCCCCAAGAGCACTTTCTTCCGCCAGCTATACGCCGAGGTCATTAGCAACAAGCACGAGGATGTTATGGCCAAATATGGTGCCATCTTGGCTCAAG GTATCATTGATGCTGGTGGTCGCAATGCTACGCTCTCCTTGCAATCGCGCACTGGACACACCAATCTGCAAGCTGTGGTCGGCATGCTGGCCTTCACCCAGTACTGGTACTGGTTCCCACTTGCCCACACCCTTTCACTGGCATTTACGCCCACTTGTGTAATTGGTCTGAATTCAGATCTGAAGATGCCCAAGATGGAGTACAGATCTGCGGGGAAGCCATCTCTGTACGCTTATCCAGCACCGCTGGAGGAGAAGAAGAGCGAGGAGCGCGAGAAAGTGGCCACGGCCGTTTTATCGATTGCAGCTCGACAAAAGAGACGCGAGAATGCCGACAGCAAGAAGGAAGATGAAAAGATGGATGTCGATGAGGACAGCAAAGAAGGAACTGCTGCCGGCAGCAAAAAGGACGATGAGAAATCCGAAACAGCTGCCAAGCCAGAAGAAAAGCCAGTGGATGAGTCCAAGCCGAAGAAGAAGGATGAtaaggaaaaggaaaaggacAAGAAGAAGGATGATGAAAAGGATAAAGAAGCCGGCAGCAGCACCAGCGCAAGTGCGgataaagaaaaggaaaagaagGATAAAAAGGAGCCTGAGCCCAATTTTGAAATCCTACAAAATCCAGCACGTGTGCTTCGCCAGCAATTAAAGGTGC